TCTGGTCCATACCTTCAACATTGGCGCCATCGAAGGGGTCATTCCCGCCTGGTTCGCCGGACGTCCCGTCACCATCCATGCCGAACACGGTCGCGACAGCAGCGATCCCGATGGAGAAAACAAAAAATATATTTTCCTGCGCCGCTTCCTTCATCCGTGGATCGACCGTTTCGTCGCCGTCTCCCGCGACCTCGACACCTGGTTGACCAACCGGGTCGGAATTCCCGCAGCCAAGGTGCGACGTATCGAAAACGGCATCGATACCTCCCTTCATCACCCCGGTCCCCGGACCTCCCTGCCCCTCGATCTTCCCCCACTCCCCGCCGGGAACCGATACGTCATCGGCAGCGTCGGTCGGTTGTGGCCCATCAAGGACCAGGCCACTCTGGTCCGTGCCATGGCCCGGCTCGGCCAACACGACCGTTCCCTGTTCGAGCGCTGTCACCTGGTCCTCATCGGCGACGGTCCCAACCGCGGGGAACTCGAACGGTTGGCCCGGGAAACAGGCATCGCCGACAGGATGTGGATCACCGGCTGGCGCGACGACGTGCCACGCCTTTTGCACTGCCTGGACCTTTTCGTCCTCCCCTCCCTGGCCGAGGGGACCCCTCTGACTCTGCTGGAGGCGATGGCCTGCCAAAAACCGGTCATCGCCACCCGTGTCGGCGGCGTCGCCGATCTTCTTCAGGATGGCCTGAACGGAACCCTCGTCCCCCCCGCCGACCCCGAGGCGCTGTCCCTGGCGATTCGACGACACTTGGACCATCCCGCCTGGTCCCAAACCCTGGCCAATAAGGGCAGGATCCGGGTCCAACGACACCACGCACTCGATGCCATGGTCGAAAGCTATCGAATCTTGTTCCAGAATTCCTTGTTACAAAAGAGACGGTAATTTACAAATCTCCTTTTGATTTTTTTC
The sequence above is drawn from the Magnetococcales bacterium genome and encodes:
- a CDS encoding TIGR03088 family PEP-CTERM/XrtA system glycosyltransferase — protein: MRIVHLLHRLDVGGLETVVVNLIDRLPRDRFEHHVVALTRCTSFKNRIDNPQVRFYELNKKEGKDWIVWFNLWKLLRRIQPDLVHTFNIGAIEGVIPAWFAGRPVTIHAEHGRDSSDPDGENKKYIFLRRFLHPWIDRFVAVSRDLDTWLTNRVGIPAAKVRRIENGIDTSLHHPGPRTSLPLDLPPLPAGNRYVIGSVGRLWPIKDQATLVRAMARLGQHDRSLFERCHLVLIGDGPNRGELERLARETGIADRMWITGWRDDVPRLLHCLDLFVLPSLAEGTPLTLLEAMACQKPVIATRVGGVADLLQDGLNGTLVPPADPEALSLAIRRHLDHPAWSQTLANKGRIRVQRHHALDAMVESYRILFQNSLLQKRR